The uncultured Celeribacter sp. genome includes the window GACCAGCCTGATCCTGACCTCGCCCCGGCGCGTCCTTGTGATCGTTCCCGACTTTTCCGCGCCATTGCAAGCGGTTTCATCAGGTGACGCGAAGTTGCAGAAAAAATCTTCGTGGGAGCGCGCTCGAGCGACCAGCAAAGAGGCAGCTTGTAAACTCCGCACCAACCTCTTCGGAGCACATGAAAAAGGCCGCCCGAAGGCGACCTTTCGTATTTCTGTTCCGAAGAAACGTCTTAGCGTTTGGAGAACTGGAAGGAACGGCGAGCTTTGCGCTTACCGAATTTCTTCCGTTCAACAACACGCGAGTCGCGGGTCAGGAAGCCAGCGGCTTTCAGCGGCGCGCGAAGCTCCGGGTTATAGAGCTGCAGTGCTTTGGAAATGCCGTGTTTCACAGCACCGGCCTGACCGGACAGACCGCCGCCTTTGACGGTGGCAACCACGTCGAACTCGCCTTCAACACCGGCGACGGTGAAGGGCTGACGCAGGATCATCTGCAGAACCGGACGTGCAAAGTAGACGTCTTGGTCTTTGCCGTTGACGGTGACCTTGCCGGAGCCCGGCTTGATCCAGACGCGGGCAACCGCGTCTTTACGTTTACCGGTCGCATAGGAGCGGCCCAGTTCGTCACGGACGGGTTCACGGGGCGCAGCAACTTCAACAACGGCTTCGCCACCGGCGACGGCGTTCAGCTCGTCGAGGGATTTGATTTCTTCAGCCATGATTATGCGCTCCGAGTGTTTTTCTTGTTCATGGACTTCACGTCCAGAACTTCGGGGTTCTGAGCTTCATGCGGATGCTCGGCACCGGCGTAGACGCG containing:
- the rpsI gene encoding 30S ribosomal protein S9, with product MAEEIKSLDELNAVAGGEAVVEVAAPREPVRDELGRSYATGKRKDAVARVWIKPGSGKVTVNGKDQDVYFARPVLQMILRQPFTVAGVEGEFDVVATVKGGGLSGQAGAVKHGISKALQLYNPELRAPLKAAGFLTRDSRVVERKKFGKRKARRSFQFSKR